Part of the Natronobacterium gregoryi SP2 genome, ACGCCGAGTGCATCGTTAGTTCACAGCGCCCAAACGACGGGATGCATCCGCTGTGATAACGATATTCCGCTCCCGGAGGGCTACACCGCCGTCAGCCACGTCATTGAGAAGGTCGGCCAGATCGGTAAGATACTCTCGATTCCGCTGTTCCTGGATGCAGAGTGTATCTTTCCCTCGATAATTGACCGCTCGATGCTCGAGGTACGCGTCCACGAACTGCTCGCGAACAGCTGTTGGTGCGTCCTCGAGGTAGTCCGGCAGTGAGAGGTGCTGTTTTGCCTTTGGTCCAGTCGGAGCGCCCAACACAGCCAGTACACGCCCCAGGACTGTGCCATCGGTGGTGGGTCTGATTTCATCGGCGCGACCATCGCGATCGTCGACAACTGTGTACTCGACGTCGGCCAGCTCGAGCGCATCGACGACGTGGTTACCCTCGTCGTCGAGCGGGAACGACGGCTGGTAGTTATCAACTGTGATCGATCCACCGGAGAAGACGCTGGCGACGAGGGTGTTTAGCGGGTCGAATTCGGGATCGTCGTAGGTGCAGTTGAGCCAGCCGTAGTTACGAGCGGTCTCGATCGCATGGACTGGATTTGGTTTCGAGCCATTGAGCCATGGCCGGATACGACCACGCGGGAGTTCAAGCGCCGACGACACAGCACTTGAGCCTTCCTGGGGTTGCTCGCTCGCGTACCGAGTGACGCGCCGATAGTCTTCGACGGCATCGTAAGCGTCGGCGTAGGAGTGGCTGTGATAGGTGCGTGCGAGAGCGCGTTCCGATACTAACCCCGGACCAGGCGGCATAAATGAAAGCCAATCTATCCAATGGAAAAATCTGTTGATTGATTGAATATTCACTGCTAGCAAGGTCTATTCGAGAGGTTCTACGTCTGCTTGAACGGAAGTAAAAAATCCAATACAAGATAATCTTTGATTCAAGGAGTTACTGTAAGGGGTAATTATATACGGTAACCGTTCAAACGACTGACCGCATCACCACGGCAGTAAGAAGGGTGATTGGAACAGATGTGGTGGTTCCGTTCCACCAGCGGATGCGCTACGTCGCTGGTAGACGCCTTCAAACTGTCCATCGGTGCGTGAATCCATATGTTCGAACTCAATCACAAATTTGGAAGTGGCGAATCGTCCGATGAACGTGCTGTATCACCCGTTATTGGCGTGATACTGATGGTTGCCATCACCGTGATCCTTGCTGCGGTGATTGCAACCTTCGTCCTCGGTATCGGTGACGACATGCAGCAAGATCCCCAGGCAGGTGTCGACATTGACGACGCCGACGAAGAAGAAGTCACGGTATCGGTAACGTCGCTCGGAAATGCTGACGGTGTTGCACTCATTGACCCGGATGACGGGCACGTTCTACATGACGGTAAAGTTGTCATTGAAGACGATAACGGAGGGGACGACGACATTGAAATAGACCTCACTTCAGGGGATGACGCTGTTTTGGATGCGACTGGAACTGAAGTCACTGTTGAACTAAACGATGAGGCTTCTGAAGAAGATGAGCACACTGTAAACGTCGTTGCATACATCGGTGATGACGAAAGCATCACTACTGACAATGGCGAAGTGTTGGACGATCAAGTAGAAGCTACTGCAACCATCGGTGGCTTCGAAGTCGTCGGCTCCGCGGATGACGGCTAATCGAAGATAGCTACCCAACAAGACGATCCACCACGTCTTTTCGATTTTCCACCGGACTTCCGATAACCGTATTACTCAATGGAAAGGATTTCACTGGCTCCAAATGATCAGTTTGCCGCTGTCGCTTTCTCGTCGACAACGACTCGCGCGAAGTCCTGAGCATCGGCATACTGTTCGAGTTCACGAATCTCATCGTCGGACCAGCCCATATTCCGGAGTTCGTCGCAGGCTTCTTCGTGGCCTTCTTCACATGCTTCACGAGCCCGCTGCTCCGCTTGGCTTTCGGCTTGCTCGAGTACCGCGATACGTTCGTCTTCGGCGGCGTCTGTGTCGTCTTCGTCCAGCCGTTCGCCCTGAATCGACTCGCGATTCCGTTGGGCCAGATTCACGTGTTCTTCGGGCTCGAGTCGGTGGTCGTAGATCGCCATCCAGTCGTCGATACCTTCGTCCTGAATAGCGGCCTTGGCCGCTCGAGCGTGCATGACGTTCGTTTTCGTGAAGTCGATTCGGTTGCGTTCGGAGTCGGTCAGTGGCTCTTGCCCGTATCCTCCCGCGTCGGCCCGCGAGTCAGCTGCTTTCCCGGAGACGAGCGTTTGAGTTGACAAACTGGCGTCTTCTGCCAAGACGATCGTCGCCTCTCGTCGATCGTCGGTCGGTGCGAGTTCGTCGTCGTCGAGCTGGTCGCGGATCGCGTTCGCGACGTCGCGGTCGGCGAACTCGTGGCGTTGGGTGTTCCGGAATCGGGCGAGTCCGAAGCCTTCGTCCCGTAGTTGTGCTACCTCGTGGTCCTCGAGGTCGTCCGGGTCAACCTTGCCGACTGGCCCAAGGTATTCCCAGTGATGGCTGCCGTCGGAGTATTCTACTCGGTATGCGTACGGTCCTGAGCCGTTCACTCGGCGCGTAATGATGGTCCCCATCGTTGGTAAGCTGGTGGTGTCAGTCGTCCTCGAGTCGCGGGTCGGTGTCGCCGTCCCACTGGTCTCGGTGGTACTTGCAGAAGCCGCTCTCGTGGCTCGTGAGAGCGTTGCAGTCGTCACCGTCGCTCTTGACCCCACGGCAGACTACCTCGCTGCTCTCGCCGTTCTCGTTGTCCGTATCGTCCTGTAGCTCTTCCCAGTGGTCGACGAGTCTCCCGCGTCGGATCTGCTCGTGTGGGTTGTCCAGGTCGATCTCGAAGTGAGCGAAGTAGTTCGTATCCGCACCCCACACCGACGATTCCGGAACGTCCTGAAGACCCCGGAGTTTGAACCAGTGGTCGTCCTCGAGGTAGTCTTGCCAGCCGTCGTAGACGGTCGCGAGGTCGGCCATCCCCTCGTCGGCTTTCCCGTCTTTCTGAATCACGACGTCGCTCTGGGTCCGCAGAATCGCCGCAATGTCGGTGTCGTGCTCGTGGCCGATGACGAGCAAGCGCGTCGATCCACCCTTGCCCTTCCGAAGTGCGTTGATAAACCGACTGACTGTCTGGCGAACCTGCCCGCCGGGATTGGCGTGAGCGTTCATCGTCGTACTCCACTCGTCACCGATTACCAACTTCTCTCCCGGCGTATCCCGGACCCACTCGAGCATTTCGCTCATCGTCTCGACGAACGTGACGTCGTCCTGTTCGTCGGGGCCTTTGATGTTGGTCGCAATGGAGAGTTCCTCGTCGAACTCGGCGTGTAGCCGTCGACCGATATCGAGGGCTGCGACCGTCTTCCCAGTCCCTTTCTGTCCTTTGAGGAGGATCTGTTGGGCTGCCGGTTTGCAGGCGTTGATAAGTCGCGTGTAGCCGGTCGCGTCGATCCGTTGCTCACTCAACCCTGTCGCCGCATTCATCGACGGCACGTGACCTTTCTGGCGTGCCTTCCGGAGCATGTCGGTCTGACTCGAGCGGGAGACGAGCTGGACCAGCGGTGACGTGTCCTGCTCGAGGTCAGCGCGTTCCGCTGCGAGGATCAGGTTGCCGATCGACTCCTGGTCGGAGAGTACGGCGTCGATCGAGGCATTGACGTCACCCTCTCGAATCTGGTCGGCTAAGTCGGCTGCGTCGTATCCTCCCGAACTCATTGGTCTGGACTCTCCTTCTCGGTGGCTTCGTCGTCCGACTCGTCGAACTCTTCGTATTCGACGGTCTCCTCGTCGCTGTCACTCCAGTAGCCTTCGAAGCGAGTGCCACTGGCTGCTCGCTCGAGGATGTTGTCGGTCGGTGACTCGTCGACGGTGAGTGCCTGGCGCAGTTCGCGGTCGACCGATCGGGCGGCTCCGGTGTCGCTGGCGATCGAGATCGCGGGCATGGCCGAGAGCAGCGAGCGGAGCATCTTGCTCTCGTCGCGCAGAATCTCGCGGTTGCCGTCGATCTTCGACCGCTCGGAGATGAGTTCGATGTCGTCAGCAACGCCGGGCCAGGTGCCGGTCGCCTCGTTTTTCGCTGGGTTGAAGTCCTGGACGAAGTGGCACGGACCACCGGGTGCTTTCGAGTCGGTCATGCCGCCGTCGACGGTCATATCGGCGATCCGATCCGGAGCACCGCTGTAGATCGCAATCCCGTAGCTCTCGCCGTCCTGGTCGTCTCCCTCTTTCATGTCCTCGACGGCTTCGACCATCTCGGCGAGGCCGCCGTCAGCGCCCAGTGCCTCTTCGATTACGTCCCGTGCATCACAGGAGACGACGAACTCGCGTTCGGGGTTCCAGAGCCGGCGGGCGAGCATGTAGACGGGGACGATCGACAGCAGACACGTCAGGAGCGCACCGACTGTGATCACCCGCATGGCGTCACTCATCCCGTTCCAGATACCGACCGGTCCAGGGACGCGGCCGACGAACCAGAACGAGAAGTACATCGTCAGTATGCCCAGGAACACGAAGAGCGTCCGATTCTCGGCGATGGTTCGCTTGATCTTATCAACGAAGCCGTCGACGGGATCTTTCTCGACTTTGATGCGCTCTTCGCTGGTTAGCTCTTTGTACGTGTTCGAGTGCTTACGCCGGAGATTTGTGACGATCATCGACAATGCGATGACCGGCCCGATCATGCCGGAGACGGCCGCCCACTGGAGCAAAACAGTCGTCGGTTCGTGCTGGATGATCGTCAGTAGCCCCACGTCACCCGTGTACTGGTAGCCGTCCTGAGGCGTTCCGATCGTCACGATTTCGTCGTCTTGAATCCGAATCTCGATGGTTTCCTCGTCGGAGACTGTGGTCGTCGCGACGTCGAACTGTCCCTGTCCGGCTTTGCCAGCGTCCGAGACGGTGACGGTCTCGGAGCTATCGGCGTCGACCGTGACGTAGGCTCGGTCGCCGTCGAAGGTCACGTCCCGCAGCACAACGTCTGATCCAGCAAAGTCGTGAATGATTGCGTTCTCTGCAGCAGTTTCGTTCCCATCGTCGGCTACGACCGCGCCACTCGAGGCCGCGACGATCGCCACGGCCGCGACGGCCAGGACGACCAAGAACAGGACGAGTCGCTTCGTTGGTAAGTCACCGTTCGTCGTCGTGGATCTAGACCTGGAAAACATTGATGGTTAGAACGGGGAGAGTTCGGCGAGCATTTCCGAGACGATCGCTGCGCCGGCTCCGTCCTCGACGAGAACGAGATACAGGCCGACAACTATCAGCGCCGTGACGACGATCGCCTTCACGTCGATCACCCGCAATAGCGGCAACACGGTCAGTCGCCCCCCAGGCCGATCGCCGCCAGGAACGCCGCGCCCAGAGCAATCAGCCCATACAGGATAGCGTCTGAATCGTCATCGCCGGCTCCGATACCGCCCATACCGTCATCGTCGTCGGCCAACGCCTCCTCGTGCTCTTCAGCGACACGATCCAGATACTCCTGGAACTCACTCGGATCGTAGGTGTCGTACTGCGGGCGGTCCCAGTCGGCTTCGTAGTCGTCGTCAAGTACGTCTCCGTCACGATCGGTCATTTCGGTGATCTCGACGACTCCATGCCGGAGGTCGATCGTGTCACCAGATGGTGCATCGAAGGCAGTAGGACGGTAGAGAACACCGTCTACCCAGTCTTCGCTTTCAACAGCGAACCCTTCTTCAAAGTAGTAGTTTTCAACTACAGTATCAGCAACTTTCGTCGTGGAGCCATCGAGGATGTCCACGAGAAAGAGGCCTTCTTCTTCAGCGTTAGCAAGCACTGCTTCATTTCGTACCGTATCCACTATGTTAACCAACTCGGCTTCAACGTCGATCGACACTTCTTCGAGTTCTTCGCCAGTCTCGCCATCAATATGGATCAGCGTATTATCCTTTAGGCAGATCAGTTCCGTCTCATCTTCCGACAGAACAAACCCGTCAGGCTCGAGGTCACTTTCGAAGTCGTCGAGTCGATCGCCGTCGTAGTCCCACGCAGCAAGCTCTACCTCTCCGGTTTCACCGTAGTAGAGGCGTTCATGCTTTCCAGTTGCCGCAATACCACGCGGGCTGTTTTCACCAGTATTGTAGTCTCCGTACGCTTCACGAGTCCACTGAATACCATCTTCTGCATGGACGAAGAAGATAGATGTCTCGTCCGAGCTAGACAGACTCGCCGTGTCCGTAGCAGTTTGGAAGACGTGCTTGTTATCCCCCCAAGCCAGTGCCTCGCCTTCGCTGTTGTCGCCTTCGTAGCTTGCGGTGGTGTTCAAATCGTCTTCGAAGTCGTAGACTTTGATCCCTTCGTGTTCGTCATGTCCGCTTTCAGTGAAGGAAACAGCAACGTACTGGCCGTTCGGGGAGAACGCAATATCCGCACACCCTTCACTGGTAAGCTGTTCTTTCTCTCCACTTTCGAAGTCGTAGACGAACGCTCCCGAGCTATCAGTTACAGCAACAGCTTCGAGATCGGGGTGAACTGACGCCGCTCTTGGAGTAAGGTCGGGGTCACGAAGCGGTGTCCAGGTATTCGTCAGCGTAGTCAGTTGAAACTCGCCATCAACACGACCGGCAATCAACGGGTTCGTCAGGTACTTCGAACCCGTAGAAAGCGTCGTATCGGGGCCTGTCTCGGTGAATAGTTGGCCCTCAATCTCAGTTTCGTCCCGATCGACAATCGACGACATTACGCCGAAGTTTTCACGAGAAACGGTAATATCGGTATATCCGTCGTAGTCCAGCGTCATGGACGCAACGTCTTCGAGGTCGGCACGCTCGAGGCCGAGGGTCGACAGAAGCGCCATCTGATACCGGCTTTCGGTCGCATCCGTCGACCCGCTCAGATGCTCGGCCAGACCCTCGATGCCCCGGAGATCGGATGGATCGATCAATCCGTCGTCCAGGGCGTCGAACAGAATATCGATCAAATCCACGTCATACGACGCCTTCACGTCGTCCGCGCCGGACTCGATCTCATCGAGCATGTCCGCCCAGTCATAGAGGATACCAACCGTCTCGCTGCCGAGATCAGTATCCGGCACGTTCTCGACTATGATCGCGCCGCCGAAGGTCGCCGTCTCTCCGTCGTCGGTCTCAACGTCGACGAACTCGCGCTCATCACTATCG contains:
- a CDS encoding type IV pilin — protein: MFELNHKFGSGESSDERAVSPVIGVILMVAITVILAAVIATFVLGIGDDMQQDPQAGVDIDDADEEEVTVSVTSLGNADGVALIDPDDGHVLHDGKVVIEDDNGGDDDIEIDLTSGDDAVLDATGTEVTVELNDEASEEDEHTVNVVAYIGDDESITTDNGEVLDDQVEATATIGGFEVVGSADDG